In Heptranchias perlo isolate sHepPer1 chromosome 9, sHepPer1.hap1, whole genome shotgun sequence, the sequence gaccctcccaccgggcagcgctccctcagcactgaccctcccaccgggcagcgctccctcagcactgatcctcccaccgggcagcgctccctcagcactgaccctcccaccgggcagcgctccctcagcactgaccctcccaccgggcagcgctccctcagcactgaccctcccaccgggcagcgctccctcagcactgaccctcccaccgggcagcgctccctcagcactgaccctcccaccgggcagcgctccctcagcactgaccctcccaccgggcagcgctccctcagcactgaccctcccaccgggcagcgctccctcagcactgaccctcccaccgggcagcgctccctcagcactgaccctcccaccgggcagcgctccctcagcactgaccctcccaccgggcagcgctccctcagcactgaccctcccaccgggcagcgctccctcagcactgaccctcccaccgggcagcgctccctcagcactgaccctcccacagggcagcgctccctcagcactgaccctcccaccgggcagcgctccctcagcactgaccctcccaccgggcagcgctccctcagcactgaccctcccaccgggcagcgctccctcagcactgaccctcccaccgggcagcgctccctcagcactgaccctcccaccgggcagcgctccctcagcactgaccctcccaccgggcagcgctccctcagcactgaccctcccaccgggcagcgctccctcagcactgaccctcccaccgggcagcgctccctcagcactgaccctcccaccgggcagcgctccctcagcactgaccctcccaccgggcagcgctccctcagcactgaccctcccaccgggcagcgctccctcagcactgaccctcccacagggcagcgctccctcagcactgccctggAGTACAGAGAGCCACTGTATCTCCTTGTTCCCACAGTCTTGGGGTGACTATTCTCACCTGTGTGCGGGACACCCATATTGTACATGCTGCACATCTGGACGTATTGCTCCTCTGTCATGTCCTCTAGtgcttcctcttccccctcctcctcctcctcgttctgGCAGGAGAAGGGGCTGTCGCTGGGGTGAAGGCTGCTGGCGCCGGGGCTGGCGATATCGGGGGGCAGGTTGGAAGGGCAGCCCTGCCCAATTGATCCCTCGTGCCCCAGCCGGGCTGACTTGGCGCTGCCCCCAGCGAGACCCTCCGCTGCTCGCCTGGCCCGGCCGGAGCCACAGTCACTCTGCTCCACTTTGACCCGGGACGcgagcagtggggggagggggagcgggacggCGAGGGGGAGGGGCGCGGCTGGGCTCTGAGGCTCCCAGCCCGGGTCTTCAGCGCTCAGCCCCTGCGAGTCGCACCGTGGCGAGCTGACCTTGGACAGGAGCTCGGTTCCCCGCTCCACGATGCGCTGGATCTGCAGGAACCCGGCCGTGTACATCAACACAAATTGCTCGCCCGCCTTCATCGACAGCTTCCCCGTGTAGCAGAAGTTCAGAATGTTCTGGAAGCTCTGCGGCTGCACCGCCGCCGGCAGCTCGAAGGCAGACCGTCCCGTCCCGGCAAACAGGTCCCGGAAGTAGGAGCTGTTGGCGGCCAGCACCGCCCGGTGGGCCTTGAACGTCTGACCCTTCACCACGATGGAAGTGTCGCAGTACAGGCCCTGCAGGCGCTGCTCGTTCAGGCACTCCATCACCGTGTTCCCAAAGTTGGGAATCTCCAGCTGCAGGGTTTGAGCCATGGTCCGGAGCACAACTTCACAGTCTTAAaaaggaaagggagaaagaaaaaacaaaattaGCCCTCGCGACATGATGGCGCACTTACAGTGAATGGCGTAACCCCAACCAGCGctctccattattctatatataaaccccccaaaccgctcgattagattccagcctgtaactcactcccgggtatctgttattctatatataaaccccccaaacccctcgattagattccagcctgtaactcactcccgggtatctgttattctatatataaaccccccg encodes:
- the LOC137325567 gene encoding nucleus accumbens-associated protein 1-like, with translation MAQTLQLEIPNFGNTVMECLNEQRLQGLYCDTSIVVKGQTFKAHRAVLAANSSYFRDLFAGTGRSAFELPAAVQPQSFQNILNFCYTGKLSMKAGEQFVLMYTAGFLQIQRIVERGTELLSKVSSPRCDSQGLSAEDPGWEPQSPAAPLPLAVPLPLPPLLASRVKVEQSDCGSGRARRAAEGLAGGSAKSARLGHEGSIGQGCPSNLPPDIASPGASSLHPSDSPFSCQNEEEEEGEEEALEDMTEEQYVQMCSMYNMGVPHTATPERVEALPDHIDGRSRMRIRHDLAVLPADLINQIGHRCHPKLYVEGDPSEKLELVTGTSVYITRAQLMNCHICAGTRHKVLLRRLLAAFFDRNTLANSCGTGIRSSLCDPSRKPLDSRILNAIKVYCQNFAPNFKESEMNAIAADMCTNARRVVRKHWIPKLKLMLAEGDGVYRSVIADVAGSGLPEGASGSQETEMPGTGNRHDAGGMRVGAAGHRYETGFPEGLDDSGNGIVEAPN